In a single window of the Bacillus mycoides genome:
- the mgtA gene encoding magnesium-translocating P-type ATPase — MLRSNKKKSFYNQEVLGKNYKMLSEIAKSDVESTLAFFKTSSHGLSQEEATKRLEVYGENKVIYQKRIKWYITLFNSFRSPFISLLIILGMLSFLTNDIKGTIIVGIMVAVSVLIRFIQEIRSQKSIEKLKNLVYGKVTALRGGDVLYKENKRAVLEESGKVQVALENLVPGDIIELSAGNIVPADVRIISSENLLVNQSSLTGEALPIVKTNQYFHMYKKRKIRKIQNLIELENLCFMGTHIISGTAKAIVVGTGTDTYFGSIAKNQFKLNKKSDSRFDKGVSKVSWLLIKFMIIMTPIVMIIHGFINGNWYEAFLFALAVAIGLTPEMLPMIVTANLAKGSINMSKKKVLVKQLSSIHNLGAMDILCTDKTGTLTEDKMDLVCHTDTNGEKSDEVLKLAYLNGYFHTAYKNEIDLSVMRYVRDSSEYDISQYSKIDECPFDFNRRRVSVVVETNANERIMLCKGAVREVISICSYIKENNKIIPITDEIQRKNKHLIELWQERGMRVVAVAYKQLKSDKVGSYSIDDESDMILVGYVGFSNPPKQSAMAALHTLQKKGVQVKILTGDNESVTRNVCRKMGLYIGEPVLGYEIDSLPDKALVKLASKTSVFAKLNPSQKFRIIKALQMNGHTVGFMGDGINDVFALKQSDVGVSIHTADDIVKECSDIILIEKNLHVLEDAIVEGRTTFGNILKYIKMTASSNFGNVLSLLIASAFLPFLPMLPIQILCQNLLYNLSQLSIPWDKVDNEFLVKPRSWDTKDLFRFIIFIGPVSSVFDIIIFIVMWNIFGANIPEMQSLFQTGWFVVGLLTQLLIVHMIRTQHIPFLQSTAARPVLILTGLVMIIGISLPFTRLSTQIGLTPLPLYYFPWLFGILTIYALVTEIIKKIYIRKFNRWL; from the coding sequence TTGTTGCGATCTAATAAAAAAAAATCTTTTTATAATCAGGAAGTACTAGGAAAAAATTATAAAATGCTAAGTGAAATTGCAAAAAGTGATGTTGAGTCGACGTTAGCTTTTTTTAAAACATCGTCTCATGGACTTTCTCAGGAAGAAGCTACTAAGCGGCTTGAAGTATATGGGGAAAATAAAGTGATTTATCAAAAAAGAATAAAATGGTATATAACATTATTTAATTCTTTTAGAAGTCCGTTTATTTCTCTTCTAATCATATTAGGGATGTTATCTTTTCTTACTAATGATATAAAGGGTACTATTATTGTAGGGATTATGGTGGCTGTAAGTGTGTTAATTCGGTTCATACAAGAAATTCGTTCTCAGAAGTCTATAGAAAAATTAAAAAATCTTGTATATGGAAAGGTAACTGCTCTCAGGGGGGGAGATGTTTTATATAAGGAAAATAAGAGGGCGGTATTAGAAGAAAGTGGAAAGGTACAAGTTGCTCTTGAGAATCTTGTACCAGGGGATATTATAGAATTATCTGCCGGGAATATTGTACCTGCAGATGTACGAATCATCTCATCGGAAAATTTACTTGTAAATCAATCATCACTAACAGGGGAAGCATTACCCATTGTTAAAACAAATCAGTATTTCCATATGTACAAAAAACGTAAAATTAGAAAAATCCAAAATTTGATCGAATTGGAAAATCTCTGTTTTATGGGAACTCATATTATAAGTGGTACCGCAAAAGCAATAGTTGTGGGTACTGGAACAGACACTTACTTTGGTTCAATAGCAAAGAATCAGTTTAAACTGAACAAGAAATCTGATTCTAGATTCGATAAAGGGGTAAGCAAAGTTAGCTGGCTATTAATTAAATTTATGATTATCATGACACCTATTGTTATGATAATACATGGATTTATAAATGGGAATTGGTATGAGGCATTTTTATTCGCTTTAGCTGTAGCGATTGGACTTACTCCAGAGATGCTTCCAATGATTGTGACCGCTAATTTGGCTAAAGGTTCTATTAATATGAGTAAAAAGAAGGTACTTGTAAAACAACTATCTTCTATCCATAATCTTGGAGCTATGGATATTCTCTGTACCGATAAAACAGGCACATTGACAGAAGATAAAATGGACCTGGTATGCCATACAGATACTAATGGAGAGAAGTCGGATGAGGTTTTGAAATTAGCGTATTTAAATGGCTACTTTCATACAGCATATAAAAATGAAATTGATCTATCGGTTATGCGTTATGTAAGAGATAGTAGTGAATATGATATATCTCAATACTCAAAAATAGATGAATGCCCATTTGATTTTAATCGAAGACGAGTTTCAGTTGTTGTAGAAACAAATGCTAACGAACGAATAATGCTATGTAAAGGTGCTGTTAGAGAAGTTATATCAATTTGTAGTTATATAAAAGAAAATAATAAGATAATTCCTATTACAGATGAAATCCAACGTAAAAATAAACACTTAATTGAACTCTGGCAGGAACGGGGGATGCGTGTTGTTGCAGTTGCATATAAGCAGTTAAAGAGTGATAAAGTGGGGAGTTACTCTATTGATGATGAATCAGATATGATACTTGTTGGATATGTTGGTTTTTCAAATCCACCCAAACAATCGGCTATGGCTGCACTTCATACTCTACAAAAGAAAGGGGTACAAGTGAAAATTTTAACTGGTGATAATGAGTCCGTGACAAGAAATGTATGTAGGAAAATGGGCTTGTATATAGGAGAACCAGTACTGGGTTATGAAATTGATAGTCTTCCTGATAAAGCATTAGTAAAACTTGCAAGTAAAACAAGTGTGTTCGCAAAATTAAATCCTAGTCAAAAATTTCGTATTATTAAGGCACTTCAAATGAATGGCCATACAGTTGGATTTATGGGGGATGGAATTAACGATGTGTTTGCTTTAAAACAGTCTGACGTTGGTGTATCTATCCATACAGCAGATGATATCGTTAAAGAGTGTTCAGATATTATACTTATAGAAAAGAATTTACATGTATTAGAAGATGCTATTGTGGAAGGGCGGACAACGTTTGGAAATATACTGAAGTATATTAAGATGACAGCAAGTTCAAATTTTGGAAATGTATTAAGTTTATTAATTGCTAGTGCATTTCTTCCTTTTCTTCCAATGCTACCAATTCAAATATTATGTCAAAACTTACTATATAATCTATCCCAACTTTCAATTCCGTGGGATAAAGTAGACAATGAATTTTTAGTAAAACCAAGAAGTTGGGATACAAAAGATTTATTTCGTTTTATTATTTTTATTGGGCCGGTAAGTAGCGTTTTTGATATAATCATTTTTATCGTAATGTGGAATATATTTGGTGCAAATATTCCTGAAATGCAATCCTTATTTCAAACGGGTTGGTTCGTAGTAGGGTTACTAACACAATTATTAATTGTGCATATGATTCGTACTCAACATATTCCTTTTCTACAAAGTACGGCTGCTAGACCTGTTTTGATACTTACAGGTTTAGTTATGATTATAGGGATTTCCCTTCCATTTACCAGGTTAAGTACCCAAATTGGCTTAACTCCACTTCCGTTGTATTATTTCC